One part of the Paramormyrops kingsleyae isolate MSU_618 chromosome 2, PKINGS_0.4, whole genome shotgun sequence genome encodes these proteins:
- the LOC111838941 gene encoding zinc finger protein 462-like isoform X2, with the protein MELHSLDLDPEPFTGSSQTTHKRSVNQPSRSTTQFFQCKFCVRYFRSKSLLNDHTKRVHAVVSTASEGSSSPPQTSKQTSYSILMHDGMRKVFSCQYCTYKSPRRARILKHQKMFHKYMPLDSPDNELATNSVMLPTQEASLELPEEVVQRSILESMVKPLTKSRGNFSCEWCGYQTLRRERWCDHMMKKHRNMVKIISSIQDGDTSIDSSKTSSLHSPSSSPNSGLPSNSFNGKDVSSVDTGFMGSSESAARSTPGQGDDFSSYEYSQKKSKIANSTGTSTLSERPTFVMSDVSNSGVDFEKRSLPGSSSDDEAEDMDDTLAHLSDDSKKQLLSDEEYKMLETKGIPFKKHMNRFQCPFCSFLTVHRQSISRHIEKIHLSGKKTLYKCDKCPFICTNPLRLGTHKQCHVETSSEWENMDDSLYIQDEEPMNGGNVSSKVSSKKSCGVAEIDPEKSYHCSLCSYSTTTLKGLRVHQQHKHSYCDNMKADTLDGSPNEQLDSEHEIYSSSSYVKKTQTSILGFSSKKLVNKSARKSINDSPLDLSPVKKRTRIDEIANNLQSKISQSSQKEEAIINLEEIDDEEEEEENGENETDEDKVDIEVTQLSKKHCISRPRRKYSREMKDTQEEGRQKLFLHEKLKSSNTLIQLTISDDDDNENECASSAGSKSLLDQAEKDSGGEAFRHGSDYSDDTATLFYCKHCEYQNKSARSVSTHYQRMHPYIKFNFRYILDPEDQSAVFRCLECFVEYTTFDDLNQHYVEHHPEAMNVLNFNQPDLVYKCRFCLYTSPNVRSLMPHYQRMHPTVKINNAMIFSSYVVEPRHKDSIESQTLREILNSGPKNFSNSSSGSRSSVQFSPVHKNSKSQEYHTETEVMKESVVNNVVVYDCDICSFASPNMHSVLVHYQKKHPEQKASYFRIQKTMRIVSVDRAQASNNDTPDASASNSLKTSNVIPMGMDEDIYYCKHCVYSNRSVVGVLVHYQKRHPEIKVTAKYIKHAPPTSGLMKLMEELQIAPPKQFLKSTSNNGVGNSSHTKSGGDKGEVEMLYFCQHCDYGNQTVKGVLIHYQKKHRDVKANADLVRRHTAVVRSQRERAQSNNSSVPAAISDSEATRPLRALKCRHCTYTSPYVYALKKHLKKDHPTVKATAMTILHWAYQDGILEAGYHCEWCIYFHPEPNGLLMHYQKRHPEHNVDYTYMATKLWAGPDTTASQSVGNADSKHYQCKDCAFQACSIWDITNHYQAVHPWAVKGDDSVLLDIIKGNLSSEKRQTSTKEDLSLISGQFNSHACEQGQEPSLDLTGQLTKIVSHQSFPSTSISNNPYQCTVCFSEYNSLHGLLTHYGKKHPGMKVKAADFAQETDINPSSVYKCRHCPYVNSRIHGVLTHYQKRHPQIKVTAEDFADDIEEVIDVNEGEEKYKSQRQGFGAYRCKMCPYTHGTLEKLKIHYEKYHNQPASDMFRPSFADLSSNMDETHVESSLADVEDATDFHAAFSEFSVDKSEKQSFRCQLCKYFCSTRKGIARHYRIKHNNVRAQPEGKNNVFKCALCSYTNPIRKGLAAHYQKRHHIDAYYTHCLAASKTATEKPSKVVVPAAEDQGPMLSEELRAAVEKRKCSLCSFQAFSRKSIVSHYIKRHPGVFPKKQHSSKLGRFFTIVYDKEPENPAEVEEKRATEEPCVTEQEDDSERLPFKCSRCFKLSFNTAELLCMHYTEHHSKDLKRDFATLAGPMGNAADSYQCARCDLEFLSLPELSAHLTSHNEDIRKRVERQERRKKQLLGKQKGAGQLDGTPEKLENHASNVPIGYRCNFCVEVHPTLRAICNHLRKHVQYGETKAGRVKHEVPEIPVSAPADGEPNGDLEEAEPVTLGLSPVSPEAAAAVATDAKPGMPEPEHGSGELVAVRERRVEKHACGQCDRVFMSMQGLRSHERSHSAMAAALSRREDKYICQYCPFSSPFRHKYGKTAGDYLSFILLSCCLFSVTTFA; encoded by the exons Atgg AGCTCCATTCCTTGGACCTGGACCCTGAACCTTTTACTGGTTCATCACAGACTACTCACAAACGATCAGTGAACCAGCCCTCTAGGTCTACAACTCAGTTTTTCCAGTGCAAATTTTGTGTACGTTACTTTAGATCGAAATCACTCCTTAACGATCACACCAAAAGGGTGCACGCAGTTGTCAGTACGGCATCTGAGGGTAGTTCATCACCCCCACAAACCTCTAAGCAAACTAGCTACAGCATTCTCATGCATGACGGTATGAGGAAGGTGTTCTCCTGCCAGTACTGCACATACAAATCTCCTCGACGTGCTCGAATTTTGAAACACCAGAAGATGTTTCATAAATATATGCCTTTGGACTCTCCTGATAATGAATTAGCCACAAATTCAGTTATGTTGCCTACCCAGGAAGCTAGTCTGGAATTACCAGAGGAGGTAGTACAACGTAGTATTTTGGAATCAATGGTCAAACCTCTTACAAAATCCAGGGGAAACTTTTCCTGTGAGTGGTGCGGATACCAGACACTTCGACGAGAGCGCTGGTGTGATCACATGATGAAAAAACACCGTAATATGGTTAAGATAATTTCGTCAATTCAAGATGGGGATACTAGTATTGATTCATCCAAAACCAGCTCACTTCATTCTCCCAGTAGTAGTCCTAATTCTGGATTGCCATCCAATAGCTTTAATGGTAAAGACGTGTCATCTGTTGATACTGGCTTTATGGGCTCCTCCGAAAGTGCAGCACGGTCCACCCCTGGACAAGGGGATGATTTTTCATCTTACGAGTATTCTCAGAAGAAATCTAAGATAGCTAATAGTACAGGAACCTCTACTTTATCAGAGAGACCAACATTTGTTATGTCTGATGTATCTAATTCAGGAGTGGACTTTGAGAAAAGAAGTTTACCGGGAAGTAGCTCAGATGATGAAGCAGAAGATATGGATGATACTCTTGCTCATTTATCTGATGATTCTAAAAAACAGCTGCTGTCTGATGAGGAGTATAAGATGCTTGAAACAAAGGGAATACCATTCAAAAAGCATATGAACAGATTCCAGTGTCCGTTTTGTTCGTTCTTGACCGTGCATCGTCAGAGCATTTCTCGTCACATTGAAAAAATCCATCTCTCTGGCAAGAAGACTCTATACAAATGTGACAAATGTCCTTTCATATGCACTAATCCACTCAGACTTGGCACTCATAAGCAGTGTCATGTGGAGACATCCTCTGAATGGGAAAACATGGATGACAGCCTGTACATTCAAGATGAAGAGCCAATGAATGGAGGAAATGTCAGCTCCAAAGTCTCTAGCAAGAAATCCTGTGGAGTAGCAGAAATCGATCCAGAGAAGTCCTATCACTGCTCCCTCTGCAGCTACTCTACAACCACACTGAAAGGACTTCGTGTTCACCAACAGCACAAGCATTCTTACTGTGACAACATGAAGGCAGACACTCTTGACGGTTCACCAAATGAGCAGCTGGACTCTGAACATGAAATCTATAGTTCTTCAAGCTATGTGAAGAAGACCCAAACATCTATTCTTGGATTTTCGTCAAAAAAGCTTGTCAATAAGAGTGCAAGGAAATCAATCAATGACTCGCCCCTCGATTTATCTCCGGTTAAGAAGAGAACCAGAATAGATGAAATTGCAAACAATCTGCAAAGTAAAATCAGCCAAAGCTCACAAAAGGAGGAGGCCATTATTAACCTAGAGGAGAtagatgatgaagaggaagaagaggagaatGGTGAAAATGAAACCGACGAAGACAAAGTTGATATTGAAGTCACGCAACTGTCAAAGAAACACTGCATCTCTCGGCCACGTCGGAAGTACTCCAGAGAGATGAAGGATACCCAAGAGGAGGGAAGACAGAAGCTCTTCCTTCATGAGAAACTGAAGTCTAGCAACACATTGATTCAGTTGACTATTTCagatgatgatgacaatgaaAATGAGTGTGCCTCTTCAGCTGGGTCTAAAAGCTTGCTGGATCAAGCTGAAAAAGACAGTGGAGGGGAGGCTTTCCGGCATGGCAGTGATTACAGTGATGACACAGCCACCCTATTTTATTGCAAACATTGCGAGTATCAAAACAAATCAGCACGCAGTGTCAGCACTCATTATCAAAGAATGCACCCATATATCAAGTTTAATTTCCGATACATTTTAGATCCTGAAGATCAGAGTGCTGTTTTCCGGTGTTTAGAGTGCTTTGTAGAGTATACAACCTTTGATGATCTTAATCAGCACTACGTGGAGCATCACCCTGAAGCCATGAATGTGCTAAACTTCAATCAGCCGGATCTGGTATATAAGTGTCGTTTCTGCTTGTACACCAGCCCAAACGTTAGAAGTTTGATGCCACATTATCAAAGAATGCACCCTACGGTGAAAATAAACAACGCCATGATTTTTTCCAGCTATGTTGTTGAGCCACGTCACAAAGATTCCATTGAGTCACAGACACTGAGGGAGATTTTAAACTCTGGTCCCAAGAACTTCAGTAATTCTTCAAGTGGATCCAGATCATCTGTGCAATTTAGTCCAGTCCATAAGAACTCCAAAAGTCAAGAGTACCACACAGAGACAGAAGTCATGAAAGAATCTGTGGTTAACAATGTAGTGGTCTACGACTGTGACATCTGCTCTTTTGCCAGTCCAAACATGCATTCTGTCCTGGTTCATTACCAGAAAAAGCATCCAGAGCAGAAGGCATCGTACTTTCGTATCCAGAAAACAATGAGGATTGTCTCTGTAGATAGAGCTCAAGCTTCAAATAATGACACACCTGATGCGAGTGCCTCTAATTCCTTGAAGACATCAAATGTGATTCCTATGGGAATGGATGAAGATATTTACTACTGCAAACACTGTGTGTACAGTAACCGGTCAGTTGTGGGTGTGCTTGTTCATTACCAAAAGAGGCACCCAGAAATAAAGGTAACTGCAAAATATATCAAGCATGCTCCCCCTACCTCTGGTCTAATGAAGTTAATGGAAGAATTGCAGATTGCACCACCTAAACAATTCTTGAAATCAACCAGCAATAATGGGGTAGGTAATTCTTCCCATACCAAGTCTGGTGGTGACAAAGGAGAGGTGGAAATGCTGTATTTTTGTCAGCATTGTGACTATGGGAACCAAACTGTCAAAGGAGTCTTGATCCATTATCAGAAAAAACACAGAGATGTGAAAGCAAATGCTGATCTGGTTCGAAGACATACTGCCGTAGTGCGGAGTCAGCGGGAAAGAGCTCAGTCCAATAATTCATCTGTCCCTGCTGCCATTTCTGATTCGGAGGCGACGAGGCCACTTCGGGCCTTAAAGTGCAGGCACTGCACTTACACATCTCCTTATGTATACGCTCTAAAGAAACATTTAAAGAAGGACCACCCAACAGTGAAAGCTACAGCCATGACAATTTTGCACTGGGCTTATCAAGATGGCATATTGGAGGCTGGGTACCACTGTGAGTGGTGCATCTATTTCCATCCAGAACCAAATGGACTTCTCATGCATTACCAAAAGCGTCACCCTGAGCACAATGTGGATTACACGTACATGGCCACCAAGCTATGGGCAGGACCCGACACCACAGCCTCTCAGTCAGTAGGAAATGCTGACTCCAAGCATTACCAATGCAAAGATTGTGCCTTTCAAGCCTGTTCCATCTGGGACATCACCAACCACTACCAGGCTGTTCACCCTTGGGCTGTCAAAGGTGATGACTCTGTGCTGCTTGATATCATCAAAGGTAACTTGTCCTCAGAAAAGAGGCAGACTTCCACAAAAGAAGATCTCTCCCTTATTTCCGGCCAGTTTAACAGTCATGCTTGTGAGCAGGGCCAAGAACCGTCATTGGATCTCACGGGGCAGCTGACAAAAATCGTCTCACATCAGTCATTTCCCAGCACATCAATTTCAAATAACCCATATCAGTGTACTGTTTGTTTCTCAGAGTACAACAGCCTTCATGGTCTTCTAACCCATTATGGCAAAAAGCACCCTGGCATGAAAGTAAAGGCAGCTGATTTTGCACAGGAAACTGACATCAATCCTAGTTCGGTCTACAAGTGTCGCCATTGTCCGTATGTGAACTCTCGTATACATGGGGTGCTGACTCATTACCAGAAGAGGCATCCTCAAATTAAAGTTACTGCTGAGGATTTTGCAGACGACATCGAAGAAGTTATAGATGTTAACGAAGGGGAAGAAAAGTACAAATCTCAGAGGCAGGGGTTTGGTGCTTACAGATGCAAAATGTGTCCATATACTCATGGAACATTAGAAAAACTGAAGATTCACTATGAGAAATATCACAATCAACCGGCTTCAGATATGTTCAGGCCTTCGTTTGCAGATCTTTCTAGCAACATGGATGAAACGCATGTTGAAAGTAGTCTTGCAGATGTGGAAGACGCTACTGATTTTCATGCTGCATTCTCTGAGTTTTCAGTTGACAAAAGTGAAAAGCAATCATTTAGATGTCAACTCTGCAAATATTTCTGCTCCACCAGGAAAGGTATTGCACGCCATTATCGCATTAAACACAACAATGTCCGGGCACAACCTGAGGGTAAGAACAATGTCTTTAAGTGTGCTCTCTGCTCTTATACAAACCCCATTCGCAAAGGCCTCGCAGCACACTACCAAAAGCGGCATCACATTGACGCATACTACACTCACTGCTTGGCTGCGTCTAAGACGGCCACAGAGAAACCCAGCAAAGTGGTGGTGCCTGCAGCTGAAGACCAAGGCCCCATGCTGAGCGAGGAGCTCAGGGCTGCCGTGGAGAAGAGGAAGTGCTCCCTCTGTTCGTTTCAGGCTTTCAGCAGAAAGAGCATCGTCTCCCATTACATCAAGCGTCATCCTGGCGTTTTCCCCAAAAAGCAGCATTCTAGTAAGCTTGGGCGCTTCTTCACTATAGTGTATGACAAGGAGCCCGAGAATCCTGCTGAGGTGGAAGAAAAGAGGGCGACCGAGGAGCCCTGCGTGACGGAGCAGGAGGACGATTCGGAGAGGCTGCCGTTCAAGTGCAGCAGGTGCTTCAAGCTGTCGTTCAACACGGCCGAGCTGCTCTGCATGCACTACACCGAGCATCATAGCAAGGACCTGAAGCGAGACTTCGCCACCCTGGCTGGCCCCATGGGAAATGCCGCTGACAGCTACCAGTGTGCCCGGTGCGACCTCGAGTTCCTCAGCCTCCCAGAACTCAGTGCCCACTTAACCAGCCACAACGAAGACATCCGAAAGCGAGTGGAGCGTCAAGAGAGGAGGAAGAAACAGCTTCTTGGCAAGCAGAAGGGAGCTGGACAGCTGGACGGCACCCCAGAAAAG CTGGAGAACCATGCCAGTAATGTCCCAATAGGGTACAGGTGCAACTTTTGTGTGGAAGTCCACCCCACGCTCAGGGCTATCTGCAACCACCTGAGGAAGCATGTCCAGTATGGAGAGACCAAGGCAGGCCGTGTGAAG CATGAAGTACCAGAAATACCAGTGTCTGCACCAGCCGACGGAGAACCGAATGGTGACTTGGAAGAGGCGGAGCCAGTCACCCTCGGGTTGAGTCCAGTTTCGCCTGAGGCAGCCGCTGCCGTGGCAACTGACGCCAAGCCCGGAATGCCGGAGCCAGAGCACGGATCGGGCGAGCTGGTGGCCGTCAGGGAGCGGCGGGTGGAAAAGCACGCGTGTGGCCAGTGCGACCGCGTGTTCATGTCCATGCAGGGCCTGCGTTCACACGAGAGGAGCCATTCGGCAATGGCGGCAGCCCTGAGCAGGCGGGAAGACAAGTACATCTGCCAGTACTGCCCGTTCAGCTCCCCCTTCAGGCACAAGTACGGAAAGACAGCCGGAGACTACCTCTCTTTCATTCTTCTATCTTGCTGTCTGTTTTCAGTAACTACTTTCGCCTAG